CTTTCCATGTCATTTAACATTGCATCAAGCGGCCCTTTCCACGTTATATTAAGCTTCCAATCAAACTCGTCCACGATGACCTTAATTGAACCCTTTTCGCCCACTTGTTCACCATGTATTTTGAGACTATTCAAGCTGCTATATCGCTCGATGCGCTTGAAAAATGAGCTGAAGCCTGTCCCCCACTCACTTATATGACTTGGCAGTTGTAGCATTAAAATTCCAACATAACTAACTGTAGGTTCTACAATCTTTTCATCTTGCGCATTATACAGTAGTTTGACGCCAACCTTAATATTATGTTGGATAGTTCTTTCATCTTTTGTATCCTGAAACGAAAAGCTCAATCCACATAGAGTATTGTCCGCATTCTTATTAGCAGTTGCCATGTCATTATCTACATCAACTGTTACCAATCGAACAAGTTTTATGGTAAGCTGGTTCGAGTCGCATTTATCAAATTTCCGTAGTATACCAACAATAGTGTCACACGGACATTCCATAGCAACCTTATTATCCTCTCGAATAGAGTTAACGACATATGTATCAAACACGTCCCGTGGTATTGTGCACCAAATTTGTCCATGATCCATTACACTCCCGGAACTAGTCGGAGTTGAGATGATCACCAATCTTGAAGATGTAAACCTTAAAATGCATGTCTTTCGTAGCTTGGATACAGTAGTAA
The Kluyveromyces marxianus DMKU3-1042 DNA, complete genome, chromosome 1 DNA segment above includes these coding regions:
- the MEC3 gene encoding Mec3p, whose protein sequence is MKLKISIQSGTEDYSLFRTTLTTVSKLRKTCILRFTSSRLVIISTPTSSGSVMDHGQIWCTIPRDVFDTYVVNSIREDNKVAMECPCDTIVGILRKFDKCDSNQLTIKLVRLVTVDVDNDMATANKNADNTLCGLSFSFQDTKDERTIQHNIKVGVKLLYNAQDEKIVEPTVSYVGILMLQLPSHISEWGTGFSSFFKRIERYSSLNSLKIHGEQVGEKGSIKVIVDEFDWKLNITWKGPLDAMLNDMESDEIGAGGEDERENINNNFNNTNATTTSANNGLLFQENASPNNQDDMQIEDSEVVSSRIYERTNSPDSISRDTTTSPISTQNKIKAHEVIIRARDWKVCSKLYESFEEVVLVISHDDSCVFHCSLERGIDRDDNNKEKGQIIYYISKCKSL